From the Cucurbita pepo subsp. pepo cultivar mu-cu-16 chromosome LG05, ASM280686v2, whole genome shotgun sequence genome, one window contains:
- the LOC111795567 gene encoding DNA repair endonuclease UVH1-like: MVQFHEHIITELLEDSNGGLVIISSGLNLAKLVSSLLLLHSPAQGTLLLVSPSSHFQLLLKSQIIFYLKLHQSDSITFPSEITADLPAHHRLSLYSSGSAFFVTPRILIVDLLTNKLPTSNIAGIILLNAHSLSETSTEAFIVRIIRSHNRNAYVRVFSDKPHAMVSGFAKAERIMKCLYVRRLHLWPRFQVYVSEELERNPPDVVDIRVPMTKYMVGIQKAIIEVMDACLKEMRKTNKVDVEDLTVENGLFKSFDEIVRRQLDPIWHTLGKRTKQLVSDLKTLRKLLDYLVRYDAVTFLKYLDTLRVSESFRSVWIFAESSYKIFDYAKKRVYRIVRPDGSKIHEQGKGVVGKRRKTKGDDNNEEEGTTGRILLDEVLEEAPKWKVLREVLEEIEEERRKRLSEGEENLLESDKDSSGIVLVACKDERSCMQLEECIMNNPQKVLRVEWEKYLLNKIQLRDIKPHKKKKHKDPKGFGVLDGVVLIAPAENAEASSLDKQERKALLAAASEIRNRAKNDSAVEEDPRNDKDSTKQATKKRKGRSREGASKINNSVDQKPVDDQKVAIDDHQPDADNIGYSKGKRKLSKKDSVDVGDSNESKDKNVCNQKASINDKVEACVSGCEDWTNEENPGALDGFSEATCLVAPSHPEGEKGREKTKLLPPVHFYALESDQPILDTLKPSIVIVYHPDITFVRQIEVYKAENPSKHLKVYFLFYEDSTEVQKFQASIRRENSAFESLIRQKSLMMIPVDQNGYCLGINSSVEPLATTQNSTRKAGGRKDLEKEMQVIVDMREFMSSLPNVLHQKGMRIIPITLEVGDYILSPLICVERKSIQDLFMSFASGRLYHQVETMVRYYRIPVLLIEFSQDKSFSFQSASDIGDDLTPTNIMSKLSLLVLHFPRLRILWSRSLHATAEIFASLKANQDEPDETKAVRVGVPSEEGIVENDVRAENYNTSAVEFLRRLPGVTDSNYRAIMDGCKSLAELSLLPVEKLAVLMGGQQAARTLREFLDAKYPTLL, encoded by the exons ATGGTTCAATTTCACGAGCACATAATCACAGAGCTTCTTGAAGACTCTAATGGAGGCTTAGTAATCATCTCTTCAGGTCTAAATCTTGCAAAACTTGTTTCctctctcctccttcttcaCTCTCCGGCTCAAGGCACTCTCCTCCTCGTATCTCCTTCTTCTCACTTCCAACTCTTGCTTAAATCCCAAATAATTTTCTACCTCAAGCTCCATCAATCAGATTCCATAACTTTCCCTTCTGAAATCACCGCCGATCTCCCTGCCCACCAccgtctctctctctactcATCCGGCTCTGCGTTTTTCGTCACTCCTCGGATTCTCATTGTTGATCTTCTCACGAACAAGCTTCCCACCTCTAATATCGCCGGGATTATTCTTCTCAATGCTCATTCTCTGTCGGAAACGTCCACTGAAGCTTTCATTGTTCGAATCATCCGTTCCCACAACCGAAATGCTTATGTTCGAGTTTTTTCTGATAAGCCACACGCGATGGTTTCTGGGTTTGCCAAGGCGGAGAGGATCATGAAGTGCTTGTATGTTCGGAGGTTGCATTTGTGGCCGAGGTTCCAGGTTTATGTTTCGGAGGAATTGGAGAGGAACCCACCGGACGTGGTGGATATAAGAGTGCCGATGACGAAGTACATGGTAGGGATACAAAAAGCTATAATTGAGGTTATGGACGCGTGCTTGAAAGAAATGAGGAAGACTAATAAAGTTGATGTCGAGGATTTGACTGTGGAGAATGGGTTATTCAAATCATTCGATGAAATTGTGAGACGACAGTTGGATCCAATTTGGCATACGTtagggaagagaacgaagcagCTCGTGTCAGACttgaaaactttgaggaaaTTATTGGATTATCTCGTTAG GTACGATGCAGTGACTTTTTTGAAGTATCTAGACACTCTGAGAGTGTCTGAGAGCTTTAGGTCTGTCTGGATATTTGCAGAATCGAGCTACAAGATCTTTGACTATGCCAAGAAACGGGTATATCGAATTGTTAGACCTGATGGTTCGAAAATACACGAGCAGGGTAAGGGTGTGGTGGGCAAAAGGCGAAAAACGAAAGGAGATGACAATAATGAGGAAGAGG GTACGACTGGTAGAATACTTTTGGATGAAGTTTTGGAAGAGGCGCCAAAGTGGAAGGTCTTACGT GAGGTTCTCGAAGAAATAGAAGAGGAAAGACGGAAGCGGCTCTCTGAAGGAGAAGAGAATCTGCTAGAAAGTGACAAGGACAGCAGTGGAATCGTTCTAGTGGCATGCAAAGATGAGCGCTCATGCATGCAACTTGAAGAGTGCATTATGAACAACCCGCAGAAG GTCCTACGGGTTGAATGGGAGAAATACTTGCTGAATAAAATACAGCTACGTGACATAAAACCccataagaagaagaagcataaGGATCCCAAAGGTTTTGGGGTTCTTGATGGAGTTGTTCTGATAGCACCTGCAGAAAATGCTGAAGCTAGCAGCTTAGACAAACAAGAGCGTAAGGCACTGTTAGCAGCAGCATCAGAAATAAGAAATCGAGCAAAAAATGATTCTGCTGTAGAGGAGGATCCACGGAATGACAAGGATAGTACAAAACAGGCaaccaaaaagagaaaaggaaggagtAGAGAAGGTGCTTCCAAGATCAATAATTCTGTGGATCAAAAACCTGTTGATGATCAGAAGGTAGCAATTGATGATCACCAGCCTGACGCTGATAATATAGGATATTCAAAGGGAAAGAGAAAACTGAGTAAAAAAGATTCCGTAGATGTTGGCGATTCTAATGAATCTAAGGATAAGAACGTTTGCAATCAGAAAGCATCAATAAATGATAAAGTCGAAGCATGTGTATCAGGTTGTGAAGATTGGACAAATGAGGAAAATCCAGGGGCTTTGGATGGCTTTTCAGAGGCCACTTGCCTGGTTGCACCTTCTCATCCGGAGGGAGAGAAGGGCAGAGAAAAGACGAAGCTGCTACCTCCAGTGCACTTTTATGCTCTTGAAAGTGATCAACCAATCCTAGACACCTTGAAGCCTTCCATTGTTATTGTGTACCATCCAGACATTACCTTTGTGAGGCAGATAGAAGTCTATAAAGCTGAGAATCCATCTAAACATTTGAAagtctattttcttttctatgaAGATTCTACTGAGGTACAAAAGTTTCAGGCCAGCATTCGGAGGGAGAATAGTGCATTTGAATCCTTGATCAGACAGAAGTCACTGATGATGATCCCCGTTGATCAG AATGGATACTGCTTAGGAATAAATTCTTCTGTAGAACCACTAGCAACTACACAGAATTCAACCAGAAAGGCTGGTGGAAGGAAAGActtggagaaagaaatgcaG GTCATAGTGGACATGAGGGAGTTCATGAGTAGCCTTCCAAATGTTCTCCACCAGAAAGGCATGCGCATAATTCCAATAACATTAGAAGTTGGGGATTATATTCTTTCACCTCTTATATGCGTTGAGAGAAAGAGCATTCAGGATCTCTTCATGAGCTTTGCGTCAGGACGCCTTTATCATCAAGTGGAGACAATGGTGCGCTATTACAGAATACCTGTTCTCTTGATTGAGTTCTCACAGGACAAAAGCTTCTCTTTTCAG TCCGCAAGTGATATCGGCGATGATTTGACACCAACAAACATTATGTCTAAGCTTTCTCTCCtcgttcttcattttcctcgTCTTCGAATACTTTGGTCTCGCAGCCTCCATGCTACTGCTGAAATATTTGCTTCTCTGAAGGCAAATCAAGACGAACCGGATGAAACCAAGGCTGTTAGAGTTGGGGTTCCCTCTGAGGAGGGCATTGTCGAGAACGATGTGAG AGCGGAAAATTACAACACCTCTGCGGTTGAGTTTCTAAGGCGGCTTCCGGGTGTGACGGATTCAAATTACAGGGCAATAATGGATGGATGCAAGAGCTTAGCAGagctctctcttcttcctgtTGAGAAGCTTGCAGTATTAATGGGTGGTCAGCAAGCCGCTCGAACTCTCAGAGAGTTTCTTGATGCTAAGTATCCAACCTTATTATGA
- the LOC111795727 gene encoding cationic amino acid transporter 6, chloroplastic-like — protein MAAAVNSAFLRHYIHSLSQTPHRLKKRMLATWTPDQELNQVRQRSGADMKRKLKWFDLIALGVGGMLGVGVFVTTGPVALHVTGPAVFLSYIIAGISALLSSLCYTEFSVHISAAGGAFSYLRLTFGEFVGYFAGANIIMEYVLSNAAVARSFTEYLCVAFGEKEANAWRVEVHGLLKGYNMLDFPAVALILLITLCLCHSTKESSTLNLIMTVFHVIFFGFIIGCGMYKGSANNLVKPGGLAPFGAKGVLDGAAIVYFSYIGYDSASTLAEEIQNPTKSLPIGIVGSVIITSALYCLMALSLSLMVPYDQISEKAAFSIAFQRIGWKWASNLIGGGASLGIVASLLVAMLGQARYLCAIGRARLVPFWLAKVHPSTGTPLNATLFLGLCTASIALFTELYIVIEMISIGTLMVFYLVANATIYRRYVMVSKHPPSRVLLFLVFLSCSAIGFSLSWKLNQQWWGLSFFSASTIFIIALFHYKVPSHHSSEEWSVPLMPWPAAISIFLNVFLMTTLKMLSFQRFGIWSCLITLFYVMYGVHSTYKAEEMEMNNRVGEVTNVNSTLQPNKLDIQVL, from the exons ATGGCCGCCGCCGTGAACTCCGCCTTCCTCCGCCACTACATCCACTCCCTATCTCAAACCCCTCACCGCCTCAAAAAGAGAATGCTAGCAACATGGACTCCCGATCAAGAACTCAACCAAGTCAGGCAAAGATCAGGAGCTGACATGAAGAGAAAGCTCAAGTGGTTCGATTTAATCGCTCTCGGCGTCGGGGGAATGCTCGGCGTAGGTGTCTTTGTCACCACCGGCCCCGTCGCCCTCCATGTCACCGGCCCCGCCGTCTTCTTATCCTATATCATCGCCGGAATATCCGCTCTCCTTTCCTCCCTTTGTTACACCGAATTCTCCGTCCATATCTCCGCCGCAGGCGGCGCCTTCAGTTACTTGAGACTCACTTTCG gaGAATTTGTGGGTTATTTTGCTGGAGCCAACATAATAATGGAATATGTGCTGTCAAACGCAGCCGTGGCAAGAAGCTTTACAGAATATCTTTGTGTTGCATTTGGtgaaaaagaagcaaatgCATGGAGAGTTGAAGTTCATGGCTTATTAAAGGGTTATAATATGTTGGATTTTCCTGCCGTGGCTCTCATTCTTCTCATCACTCTTTGTCTTTGCCACAG CACGAAGGAGAGCTCGACGTTAAACCTAATAATGACGGTGTTCCATGTGATATTCTTCGGGTTTATAATCGGGTGTGGGATGTACAAAGGAAGTGCAAATAATTTAGTAAAGCCTGGTGGGTTAGCTCCTTTTGGAGCTAAAGGTGTTTTGGATGGTGCAGCCATTGTTTACTTCAGCTACATAGGCTATGATTCAGCTTCAACGCTTGCTGAAGAAATCCAAAACCCTACAAAAAGTCTTCCAATTGGCATAGTGGGTTCTGTTATCATTACTTCAGCTCTCTATTGTCTCATGGCTTTGTCTCTCTCCCTAATGGTCCCATACGATCAG ATATCAGAGAAAGCAGCATTTTCAATAGCCTTTCAAAGGATTGGTTGGAAGTGGGCTAGCAATTTAATAGGTGGTGGAGCAAGCCTAGGCATTGTGGCTTCTCTTCTTGTTGCTATGTTGGGTCAAGCAAGATACCTTTGTGCTATTGGGAGGGCGAGGTTGGTCCCTTTTTGGCTAGCCAAGGTCCATCCTTCAACTGGCACACCATTGAATGCCACACTCTTCTTAG ggcTTTGTACGGCATCGATTGCACTTTTTACTGAGCTTTACATAGTGATTGAAATGATCTCGATTGGGACACTCATGGTGTTCTACCTAGTAGCAAATGCAACTATCTATCGTAGATACGTTATGGTAAGCAAACATCCTCCATCTCGTGTTCTCTTGTTCCTCGTCTTCCTTTCGTGTTCGGCCATCGGTTTCTCCCTATCATGGAAGCTCAACCAACAATGGTGGGGTCTTTCGTTCTTTAGTGCATCGACCATCTTCATCATCGCCCTATTTCACTACAAAGTGCCGAGCCACCACTCGTCCGAGGAGTGGTCGGTACCGCTCATGCCATGGCCAGCTGCTATATCCATATTCCTTAATGTGTTTCTGATGACCACATTGAAGATGTTGTCATTTCAAAGATTTGGAATTTGGTCTTGTTTGATAACTCTGTTCTATGTGATGTATGGTGTTCATTCAACCTACAAAGCTGAGGAGATGGAGATGAATAATAGGGTTGGTGAAGTGACCAATGTGAATTCAACTCTCCAACCAAACAAGCTGGACATACAAGTTCTATGA